From the genome of Bacteroidales bacterium, one region includes:
- a CDS encoding fumarylacetoacetate hydrolase family protein has protein sequence MKIIAIGRNYKEHVKELNNTLPAEPIFFLKPESALIYNNKPFFYPDFSKEIHHEVEIVIKINRLGKNILPKFAYRYYDEISLGIDFTARDLQDKAKTKGLPWEISKAFDGSAPIGKFLPKSSFSDIQNISFSLDINSECVQKGNTKNMIFSIDEIIAYVSKFLTLKIGDLIFTGTPNGVGPVKIGNRLTAYIENKNILDFFVK, from the coding sequence GTGAAAATTATAGCAATTGGCCGTAATTATAAAGAACATGTAAAAGAACTTAATAACACTTTGCCTGCCGAACCAATTTTTTTCTTAAAACCCGAATCAGCTTTAATATACAATAACAAGCCATTTTTTTATCCTGATTTTTCAAAAGAAATACATCATGAAGTTGAAATAGTTATTAAAATCAACAGGTTGGGCAAAAATATTTTACCAAAATTTGCTTACAGATATTATGATGAAATAAGCCTTGGAATTGATTTTACGGCAAGAGATCTTCAGGATAAAGCTAAAACAAAAGGTTTACCTTGGGAAATTTCAAAAGCTTTTGATGGTTCTGCTCCAATTGGAAAATTTTTACCTAAAAGTAGTTTTTCTGATATTCAAAATATAAGTTTTTCTCTTGATATTAATTCAGAATGTGTACAAAAAGGAAATACAAAAAATATGATTTTTTCTATAGATGAAATAATAGCTTATGTTTCAAAATTCCTTACCCTGAAAATCGGGGATTTGATTTTTACAGGAACTCCAAACGGTGTTGGACCAGTTAAAATCGGAAACCGTTTAACTGCTTATATTGAAAATAAAAATATTCTTGATTTTTTTGTTAAATAA